CTTTTCACCTTTCCCTCACGGTACTAGTTCGCTATCGGTGTCTGGTTAGTATTTAGCCTTACCGGGTGGTCCCGGCGGGTTCAGACAGGGTTTCACGTGCCCCGCCCTACTCAGGATACTACTTGAAGACTTATTCATTTCGCTTACGGGAATTTCACCCTCTATGTTTAAGCATTCCAGCTTATTCTGCTATGTTTAAGTTTTGTCTAACTTCGTATAAGTAGTCCTACAACCCCAACATCAAATGTTGGTTTGGGCTCTTCCCCGTTCGCTCGCCACTACTGAGGGAATCATTCTTTATTTTCTTTTCCTGCTGCTACTGAGATGTTTCAATTCACAGCGTGTCTCTTCATTCGACTATGAATTCATCGAAATGATAATTGAGGATTAGCTCAATTGGGTTTCCCCATTCGGAAATCCCCGGATAACAGCTTATTTCCAGCTAACCGAGGCTTATCGCAGGTAATCACGTCCTTCTTAGACTTCCAGACCCAAGGCATCCACCAAAAACTCTTATCTTGTTTAATAGTTGTTTTGTTATTGTTTGTTGTATGACCTATTGTTGTCTTTAATTTTGATATATATATTCTATAGGTTGATCTAAACTTTGAAATATTAATTAATATAATTTTTCAATGTCGATATTCAGTTTTCAAAGAACAAATATAGAGAGATAGATCTCTCAAAACTGAATACGAATATTTTTTCCATAACTAGGTGTACTCCGTAGAAAGGAGGTGATCCATCCCCACGTTCTCGTAGGGATACCTTGTTACGACTTCACCCCAGTCACCAGTCCTACCTTAGGCAGTTGCCTCCGAGGTTAGCAAACCGACTTTGGGTATTACCAGCTCCCATGGTGTGACGGGCGGTGTGTACAAGACCCGAGAACGTATTCACCGCAGCATAGCTGATCTGCGATTACTAGCGATTCCGACTTCATGGAGTCGAATTGCAGACTCCAATCCGAACTGAGATCGGCTTTTTGAGATTTGCTCCATGTCGCCATATTGCTTCTCTTTGTACCGACCATTGTAGCACGTGTGTGGCCCCACTTGTAAGAGGCATGATGATTTGACGTCATCCCCACCTTCCTCCCAGTTACCCAGGCAGTATCTCTAGAGTCCTCAACATTACTTGTTAGTAACTAAAGATAGGGGTTGCGCTCGTTGCAGGACTTGACCAAACATCTCACGACACGAGCTGACGACAACCATGCACCATCTGTCACTCCGTTAGCCTCCACTATATCTCTATAGCTTCGCGAAGGATGTCAAAAGTGGGTAAGGTTTTCCGTGTATCTTCAAATTAAACCACATGCTCCACCGCTTGTGCGGGTCCCCGTCAATTCCTTTAAGTTTCACTCTTGCGAGCATACTACTCAGGCGGATCATTTAATGCGTTAGCTGCGTCAGTGATTCCTCCACCGACTAATGATCATCGTTTACAGCGTGGACTACCAGGGTATCTAATCCTGTTTGCTCCCCACGCTTTCGTCCCTCAGCGTCAGTATAGACCCAGTAAGCTGCCTTCGCCTTTGGTGTTCTTCCATATATCTACGCATTTCACCGCTTCACATGGAATTCCGCTTACCTCTATCTAACTCTAGTTTGCCAGTATCCAAAGCGAGCCAGGGTTGAGCCCTGGAATTTGACTCTAGACTTAACAAACAGCCTACGAACGCTTTACGCCCAATAATTCCGGATAACGCTTGCGACCTATGTATTACCGCGGCTGCTGGCACATAGTTAGCCATCGCTTTCTGACAAGGTACCGTCAGCTCAATAGCATTTCCTCTACTGAGTGTTCTTCCCTTATAACAGCACTTTACAATCCGAAGACCTTCATCGTGCACGCTGTGTCGCTCCATCAAGCTTTCGCTCATTGTGGAATATTCCCTACTGCTGCCTCCCGTAGGAGTTTGGGCCGTATCTCAGTCCCAATGTGGCCGTTCAGTCTCTCGACCCGGCTAAACATCATAGTCTTGGTGGGCCATTACCTCACCAACTAACTAATGTTCCGCACCCTCATCCTTTAGTGGAGCTTTGGAGCTCCTTTCACAACAGAATCATGCGATTCTATGCGTATCCGGCATTAGCCAATGTTTCCATTGGGTATTCCAATCTAAAGGGCAGATTAAGTACGTGTTACTCACCCATTCGCCGCTAGGTCCTAAAAGAACCTCGCTCGACATGCATGTATTAGGCACACAGCCAGCGTTCATCCTGAGCCAGGATCAAACTCTTAATATTTGATTTTGGTTGTTATTTTGTTTTTTTGTTATTTAAATTATTTTTTAAATTGACGTTATGGTATTCGTATTCAGTTTTCAAAGAACTATCTAGGCACAACTTAATAAATCGCACAATTACTATTATACATATTTTATTTTTTTTAAGATGAAAAAATATTTTTTTATTATAAATTTATTTTGTCGTAAAAAAATAAACCGATTAACTCGATTTATCACTTATTAAATTATATATATAATATTGTGTTAATTCTAATGTCACTTTTAAATTATAATATTGATTCAATTTTGACTTTATATTTGTGTGGAGCTTCAACTTCGACTATATCTTTAACTTTTTTTCCTAATAAAGCTTTTGCCAATGGTGAAGTGTTAGAAATTTTATTATTAAATGGATCGGCATCCAAAGCACCAACGATGGTAGCTTCTAATAATTCATTTGTCTCCAAATTAATTGCTTTAATTGTTGATCCGATTTTTACGTTGTGTGATTTTTTTGATTCAATCACTTCACAATTTTCTAGTATGTGTTGAATTTCAAGAATTTCATTTTCAATTATTGCTTGCTTATCACGAGCAGAATCATATTCCGCATTTTCTGAAAGGTCACCTTGATTTCTAGCTTCTTTAATTTCTTCAATAACTTGTGGTCTAGCTACTTCTTGTAAATATTTTAAACGTTCTTTATACTGTTCAAAACTTTGGACTGTAAGATATATTTTTTTATCATCTTGTTGCATAATTATCTCCTTAAAACTAAGATAAATGTATTTTATCTATTTATCAATAAATAATATCATATTATTAATTATTCTTCACTAACTTTGTCTTTAATTTCTTCATGTGCTAAAATTAATACTTTTTCATTTGCAAATTTTAAATTTTCATAACGCAACTTATAACTTGTTAAAATTGGTTTTGATAATTTTATTTGTTCAAAACTATTAACTGATATAATCATCATTCCCTTTTGATTCAAAAATTTTAAATATTTTTGTAAATGTTGCTCAATTGAAAAATTTTCATTAGACGAAAATATTAAATCATAATCTTGTTTTTGCGATATACCATAAGTTAATTTAATTGTTGACAAATCAGGAAATTCATTTTTTATTTCATCGTATTTTGATAAGTATTTCTGATGAGAATTATCACAAAAAACATTTGATGATGCCAAAGCTGCCGATGAAATAGCTAAATAATCATTTTGGTCATTTATTAAAACATTTTGATATTTGTTCAAATATATTGTGTTGATTAAAAAAGCTACAAAAAAATCATTAATAATGTTGTTATCATAATATTTTTTTATCCCATTTAATACAACGCCATAATTTGGATTTTTTACTCGTAGTTTGGCAATTTCTACTTGCTCTTCTGGATTAATCATTTTTTTAGATATCCGTTTTTTAATAACTAATGTTGCAATAAGAATAACAATAGCAATTATCAAAACAACTACCATGCTAATTGCTAGTGCAGTTCTAACTTGTGGGGAAAGACTTGATGATTTACCACTAAATAGATTTTTCACTATCGTCCCCAATTAATTTTGCAAGTAGGTCACTTTTTTGATCTCGATCTAGAACTAAATTATCTTTGGCAAATTTAAATAATAAGTCAACAAGAATATCAATTTCACCCTCGTCATCAATTTCTGTGATTTTTCCATTGTGTTCTTTTACAAAAAATAGCGCTTCTCCATCAGTTAAAATTAAATAATAATCGCCATTTTCTTCTAAATCAAATAATACATAAATCTCATCACCATCATCAGTAATGATTCTTCGGTCTTCAGTAAAAATATTTATTTCTTTTCTTGACATGATATTCTCCTTAAATACTCTTCTAAAATTAGCTGCGCCGCTAAAGAATCTTTTTTGGTTTTTCGTTTCTTAGAATTAAAACCAGCATTTATTAATATTTCTTCAGCATTAATTGTACTTTGTCTTTCATCCTGAAATTCAATTGGAAGTGAAATAATTTCAGACAATCGGGATGCAAATCTCTCAACCATATAGGTTCTTTTACTTTTTGATAAATCCATTCTTATAGGATATCCTAAAACGATGGTATCAATTTCATTTTTAAAATTACTTTCATTAAGATAATATAAAACTTTTGCAATAACAAGCTTAAAGTGGTTTTCTTCAAAATTAAAATTTTCAAGACCAGTAGCGATGATTCCAAGCGGATCAGAAATGGCAAAACCACATGTTTTTGTGCCCAAATCTAAACACAACTTACGCATTTAAGTCCTTTTTAATTCATTCAACAACGTCTGATAATTTAAATTGATTGTCAATTGACCCTTGACTTACAATTTTATTACCTCCACCCTTACCATTAAATTTAGCAACTAATAAATCAAAAATTATTTTTGAATCATATGTTTTAGAAGCAACCATAACAAAAAATGTATTTTCTGATTTAGCAAGTCCAATAATTAAAGAATCATTATAAGTTTCTCGTAATGATACAATTGCTTTTCGCATAGTATTAGCATCTAAATCCAAAATAATAAATATCTTTTTACCATTAATTATTTCCGGTTTATAAGCTGATGTATCAACATTTTTTGATTGCTCTTGTTTTAGTAGTTTTCGATAATCTTCACGAATTGCATTTTCATCTTGGTCATAACTATCTAGTAACATTTCTTTTGCTTTACTTGATTGTGGAGTAGTTTTTAGAAAATCAAAAGTGTATGAACGATCAAAATTTTTATTCGCTTCAACTAAAGTTGCTAACAATTTTTCTTTATTCTTAATTTCATTTAATAAATACTCTTGTACCAAAGCTGATGAAGTAATAGCCCTTAGCCGATATATACCAGTTCCTTTTGAATCAACACCGACAATTTTAAAGTCTTCAATTAAGCTAGATCTCTCAACGTGAGTTCCCCCACAAAGATCTTTTGTTATTCCTTCAAATTCCACAACTCTAACTGCCTTGGCATCATGATATTCTGATTCTTCGATAGTCATATAAGCTCCCATTTCTTGAGCTTTTTTTATTGATGTAACAACGTAATTTCGCTTAGAATCTTTTTCAATATATTCACGCATGATTTTTTCAATTGATTTTATTTCATCTTTAGTAGGTCGATGATCTAAACCGAAATCAAAAGTAAAATGTTCAGGAGTAATATTTGAACCTAGTTGTTCAATAATTTCATGCGGATATGTCTTTCTCAAAGCATGAAACATAATATGTGTTGATGAGTGATTTCTAGCATAATTAAGGCGTTTATCAGCATCAACAAAACATTCAACTTCTGATTTTTTATTAATTTTTCCTTTTATCATGTGAACATGATTTCAAAACTTATCTTTGAAAACATCAAGAATTTCAATTTTATTGCCATCTTGTAATATATATCCAAAGTCATGATTTTGACCACCACTAGTCGCATAAAATGGAGTTTTATCTAAAATTAGATAAGAAATTGCTTCACTATCATCATTTTTTTCAATCATCTCTTGATCATTTAATAAATATAAAATTTTTGATTTACTTGTTAAATTATCATATCCAATAAAATCAGAAACCTTGTTTGGAATAAATGCAAGTGAATTAATAACTTTTTGCATTCCCATTTCTTGATTGCCACGAGAGCGTTCTTGATGTTCTTTTAAATAGGCGTTAAATTCATCAATATTCAAACTAATACCTTTTTCTTTTAAGATTTCATTGGTTAGTTCAAAAGGAAAACCATAGGTATCAAACATTTTAAAGGCAATTTTCATATCAATTTTTTTATGTTTCTGAAATTCTTGTTCTAATAATTTTTCACCTTCATGAATTGTTTTGGCAAATAACTCTTCTTCTGCTTTAATAATATTTTTAACATATTCAATATCAATATCAAAAATTAAAGATTTTTTTACAATTTCAACTAAACGATATAAAAAGGCTTTTTCTTGAATATGTAAAGCCATACCTGAACGGTAGGCGCGACGAATAAGACGACGAATAATATATCCTCGACCAACATTCGAAGGGCTTACTCCATCATTAATCGCATTAACAGAAGCACGAATATGGTCAGCAATAATTTTAAAATGAGTATTAATTTTACTTTGAGCAGCATCTTTTGTAAAGTAATTATTAATGTCATATCTTAGTTTAGTAAACTTTTCAGTTTCACGAATAATCGGTAAAAATAAGTCAGTGTCAAAGTTTGTTGGTGCATCTTGTAATATCGAAGTAATTCTTTCTAGACCGGCACCAGTATCAATATTTTTGGTAATTAGTTCT
The sequence above is a segment of the [Mycoplasma] phocae genome. Coding sequences within it:
- the alaS gene encoding alanine--tRNA ligase, which produces MLSSKQIRQMWLDFFKSKDHLVVESKSLIPQNDPSLLWINSGVATLKDYFSGKKVPPSKRITNSQKSIRTNDIENVGITARHHTFFEMLGNFSIGDYFKKEAIEFGYEFIFNVLKLTKDRIYITYFSEDTDTYNFWVKCGVDPSHMIKGTRETNFWDVGQGPCGPDTEIFFDRGEKYDKRGIELLINDIENDRYVEIWNIVFSQFNNDGENNYTELITKNIDTGAGLERITSILQDAPTNFDTDLFLPIIRETEKFTKLRYDINNYFTKDAAQSKINTHFKIIADHIRASVNAINDGVSPSNVGRGYIIRRLIRRAYRSGMALHIQEKAFLYRLVEIVKKSLIFDIDIEYVKNIIKAEEELFAKTIHEGEKLLEQEFQKHKKIDMKIAFKMFDTYGFPFELTNEILKEKGISLNIDEFNAYLKEHQERSRGNQEMGMQKVINSLAFIPNKVSDFIGYDNLTSKSKILYLLNDQEMIEKNDDSEAISYLILDKTPFYATSGGQNHDFGYILQDGNKIEILDVFKDKFWNHVHMIKGKINKKSEVECFVDADKRLNYARNHSSTHIMFHALRKTYPHEIIEQLGSNITPEHFTFDFGLDHRPTKDEIKSIEKIMREYIEKDSKRNYVVTSIKKAQEMGAYMTIEESEYHDAKAVRVVEFEGITKDLCGGTHVERSSLIEDFKIVGVDSKGTGIYRLRAITSSALVQEYLLNEIKNKEKLLATLVEANKNFDRSYTFDFLKTTPQSSKAKEMLLDSYDQDENAIREDYRKLLKQEQSKNVDTSAYKPEIINGKKIFIILDLDANTMRKAIVSLRETYNDSLIIGLAKSENTFFVMVASKTYDSKIIFDLLVAKFNGKGGGNKIVSQGSIDNQFKLSDVVEWIKKDLNA
- a CDS encoding BC85_0335 family putative methyltransferase, which gives rise to MKNLFSGKSSSLSPQVRTALAISMVVVLIIAIVILIATLVIKKRISKKMINPEEQVEIAKLRVKNPNYGVVLNGIKKYYDNNIINDFFVAFLINTIYLNKYQNVLINDQNDYLAISSAALASSNVFCDNSHQKYLSKYDEIKNEFPDLSTIKLTYGISQKQDYDLIFSSNENFSIEQHLQKYLKFLNQKGMMIISVNSFEQIKLSKPILTSYKLRYENLKFANEKVLILAHEEIKDKVSEE
- the greA gene encoding transcription elongation factor GreA, whose amino-acid sequence is MQQDDKKIYLTVQSFEQYKERLKYLQEVARPQVIEEIKEARNQGDLSENAEYDSARDKQAIIENEILEIQHILENCEVIESKKSHNVKIGSTIKAINLETNELLEATIVGALDADPFNNKISNTSPLAKALLGKKVKDIVEVEAPHKYKVKIESIL
- the ruvX gene encoding Holliday junction resolvase RuvX, whose product is MRKLCLDLGTKTCGFAISDPLGIIATGLENFNFEENHFKLVIAKVLYYLNESNFKNEIDTIVLGYPIRMDLSKSKRTYMVERFASRLSEIISLPIEFQDERQSTINAEEILINAGFNSKKRKTKKDSLAAQLILEEYLRRISCQEKK